The DNA segment TGTTGAAGAGGCAGCGAAGCTAATGATGGCGTTAAAAGAAACGGAGTTAAAAGAAGATCCCAAACTGGGAAAAGGCTCAATAGCTGTTATTGATTTTAATGGTGGAGGAGCAGCTTGCAGTATTGCAGACAAAGCAAGCTTTACCGTGTTTAGACATACCGTAACAGGCGAAGATCTTAGTTATTTACGAAATGAAGTCGATAAAGCTGCTAAAAAAGCAGGTTTGAAAGGAACCTATTCGATGAAATTCAGAGATGCTCCTCATCCTGAAAACGGAGGATTTCATCCTTATACTGTGTCTGAGAGCAACCCATATACGAGAACGATTAAAGAGAGTATTCGTGAAGTTACAGGCACTGAACCGATTATCGATTACTTTCCTAGCATAGGAGATTTTAACTATCTGGGAAGTCGGGCAAAATTACCTACCTATGTTTTTGGCCCGGAAGGTGGCAATTTTCACACCTCTGACGAATATGTTGACTTAGAAAGTGTTGTGAAGACGTCAGAAGTTATCTATGATTATCTAAAGAAAATTCTAACGTAATAAAACCTAAAGGTATAGGTATAACTAACCGCTTATTGTTGTCAAATAACGGCAATTATGATAACATAATAGCAAAGATAGCCTGCTGTGTGCGTAGCTTCGGCTTAGTTTTGAGCCAACACTAATACATCGGGAACTTGGCGTTCTGTGGTGGAATATATGCCTCAACAGAGGACTTAAGAAACTTCAGACAGAGTACCCACCTGCGAAAGCAGGGTCAAAACGGTCGACATACGGCATGGCGGGTGATATCTAATAATCCCTTTTTGAGGGTTTTTTTTTATCCTAAACAGGATATTGATAGACAATAAGGGAATGTTTTGCCTTAATACAGTTAAATGGTTAGATGGCTGAAAGGAGAAACAAAAAATGAAACAATGCGGTCAAATCATTCAATTAATGGATGACACAGCCAAAGTAAAGATGCAACGTCATTCCAGTTGTGCTGGCTGCAATGCTTGTAAAATGGGTGCTACAGAGAAACCTATTGAACTGGAGGCACTAAATCCTTTGATGGCTAAAGAAGGTGACTGGGTTGAAGTTGAAATGGATAATCAACATGTTCTATCGGCTGCATTTATGATGTATATGATACCTCTGTTATTTTTGATTTTTGGGGTGTTGGTGGGTCATGTTTTTCTTGAAGCCATAGGTATTGGGGAATTTCAAGAACTATTAACAGCTATCATAGCCTTTTTGTTCACGGCATTAGCCTATTTGATATTAAATCGTAGTGAGAAAAAAAAGAGCTTCAAAGAAAAGATGCTACCACAGATTGTTGATATTGTTGATACTCCTGAAGAAATAGCTGCAGCTCTTATGGATGAAAATGAAACAAACAAATAAAAACTAAGAAATAGTGAAAGGGGAATGAGAATGATTATTGAATGCCTGAAGGACAAAGACAGAGAGATTTATGAGGTAATTCAAAAAGAGACGAATAGACAAAAAAATAATATTGAATTAATTGCATCTGAAAATTTTGTTTCCATTGCTGTAATGGAAGCTATGGGAAGCCAACTTACTAATAAATATGCAGAAGGCTATCCTGCTCAGCGTTATTATGGAGGATGCGAAGAAGTAGATGTTGCAGAAAATCTGGCACGAGATCGAATGAAACAGCTTTTTAATGCAGAACATGCTAATGTACAACCGCATTCCGGTTCAGGCGCAAACTTTGGTGTTTACTTTGCTATCTTAAAACCAGGAGATAAAGTGCTGGGGATGAATCTTTCTCATGGAGGCCATCTAACTCACGGAAGTCCTGTGAATATGTCAGGAAGCTATTACGAGTTTGTTGATTATGGAGTGGACGAAGAAACTCAGCGTATAGATTATGATCAAGTCCTTGAAATTGCAAAAAAAGAGAAACCGAAATTAATAGTGGCAGGTACCAGTGCCTATCCGAGAGAAATTGACTTTAAAAAATTTCGTGATATTGCTGATAAGGTAGGAGCCTATTTAATGGTAGATATGGCACATATAGCTGGTGTGGTTGCAGCCGGGTTTCATCAAAATCCTTGCCTCTATGCCGACTTTGTCACTACGACAACTCATAAAACCCTCAGAGGACCTAGAGGTGGAGCGATCCTATGCAAAAAAGAATATGCAAAAATGATTGATAAATCAATCTTCCCGGGTATTCAGGGTGGTCCTCTGATGCATGTTATTGCAGCTAAAGCAGTGGCTTTCAAAGAAGCCTTGGCTCCAGAATTCAAAGAATATCAACAGCAAACATTAGCAAATGCTAAACACTTGGGTGAATCACTTCAAAAACATGGTTTTAGACTGGTTTCAGATGGAACAGACACTCACTTATTATTAGTAGATTTACGGAATAAAAACATTACTGGAAAAGAAGCAGAGAAGCTTCTGGATGAAGTTCATATCACCTGCAACAAGAATACGATTCCCTTCGATCCGGAAAGTCCTTTTGTTACGAGCGGTATCCGCCTGGGAACACCTGCCGTTACAACGAGAGGTATGAAGGAAGATGCAATGGAAGTAATTGCGGAATGCATCGCTCAGATTATTGATAACCCTGACCAAAAAGAATCCGTTCAAAAGAAAGTTGCTGAACTCAGTAATCAATATAGCCTTTATGAATCTTCAACGTGTTGATTTCTAATGATTGAATCGTCAAGGGAGGGATGTCATGGTAACGAAAAATGTGCTGATGACAATTCTGCATAAGATTCTTGAATCGATTGATGAAGGCGTTCATGTCATAGACGGTAATGGTTTTACAATATTATATAATAAAGCGATGGCGGAGCTAGAGGGAATGACGATAGAAGAAGTAATGGGTCAAAAATTCCTTAATATGTTTCCGGATCTGGATAGTGAAAGTAGTACTCTGCTAAATGTACTGAAAACAGAAAAACCTATCCTTAACCAGAGTCAGGTATATCTTAATAAACAGAAAAAAAGGATTACAACCATTAATTCTACGATACCCTTATACTATGACGATGAAATTATTGGTGCGGTAGAGATTGCTAGAAACATTACTAAAATAAAAGAATTGTCTGACGAAATAATGCGTTTACAACAAAGTCTGACCAATCCAGTTTCAACACAGAAAAAAAATAAAATTACTTTTTATACCTTTGAAAGCCTGAAAGGCAGTAGTCCTAATTTCTTGAAAGCTTTAAGAATGGCTCAAAAGGCTGCGAAATCTTCATCCAGTGTTCTGGTTTTTGGAGAAACAGGGACAGGAAAAGAACTTTTTGTTCAAGGGATTCATTATGATAGTGAAAGAAAGAGTCAGCCTTTTATTGCACAAAATTGTGCCGCCTTTCCAGAATCTCTACTAGAAGGCATTCTTTTTGGAACATCAAAAGGTAGTTTTACAGGAGCAATTGATCGACCGGGAATTTTTGAACAAGCAAATGGTGGGACGATCTTATTGGATGAAATAAACTCTATGGGAAAAAACCTGCAGGCAAAATTGCTCCGAGTGTTGCAGGAAGGCTATGTAAGAAGAGTTGGCGGTTTGAAAGATATACCAGTTGATGTAAGAATAATAGCCACAACTAATGAAGCGCCAGAAGATTTGCTCTATCATAACATCATTCGGAAAGATCTTTTTTATCGACTAAATGTCATTAATATTGTTATTCCACCCTTAAGGGAAAGAAAAGAAGACATCGAATTGCTGGCCAATTACTTCATTGAGAAACACAATTCTATTCTAAACAAATGCATTCAACGCATTGAAAAAGGATGCATGGAAGCTTTTTTACAGTATGGTTGGCCTGGGAATATACGAGAATTGGAAAATGCTATTGAAGGGGCTATGAATCTAACCTTGTCAGAAGATGAACTAAGTAAAGAAGATTTCCCGGAATACTTATTTCGTGAGACTGAGAAAAATTTTGCGGAAAAGCAAAATAGTTTGCACTTTGATGTTGGCGAAGGGATGCCCTTAAATGAGTTAGTGGAAAAAATTGAATTTACGTATATTAAGAAAGCTCTAGCGACAACCAACGGAAATATAAGTCAAGCAGCCAAGAAACTTGGGATTAAAAGACAAACACTGCAACATAAAATTAAAAAAATAAGAGTATAATACCATAAAACCTCCTTCTTGGCATGAAAGTTGCATTATAAATAAGCAACAAAACAAATAAGGAGGTTTTATGATGGAAAATATTAAAGTGATTATTTGGGGTTTTGGTGCAATGGGTAGTGGGATGGCAAAAATGTTATTAAACAAACGTGGTGTTGATATCGTCGGTGTATGTCGTAGAAATCCAAGCTTTGTAGGTAAAGATGTTTATGACGTTTTAGACCTGCAACGTGGTGATAGAGCACCAATTTATATCACAGATGATATTGAGTCAATTGTTAAAGAAAAAAGTGCTGATGTTGTTTTGATTGCAACTGACTCTCATACAAAAGACACGATGGACAAAATTCGTTTAGTAGCAAAAAATAAAATTAATATCATCTCTATTGCAGAAGAAATGGCTTATCCACAAGCTCAGGAACCTGAGTTAGCAAAAGAAATGGATAAACTAGCGAAAGAAAATGATATTACAATACTTGGTACTGGCATTAACCCTGGATTTGTTCTTGACTTGCTGGTGTTAGCCCTAACTGGAACCTGTGAAGAAGTTGACTTTATTAAAGCTTCACGTGTCAATGATTTATCGCCATTTGGTGGAACGGTAATGAAAGGACAGGGGGTTGGTCTTACAGAAGAAGTATTTACAAAAGGCGTATCAGACGGAACTGTCGTTGGTCACGTAGGATTTCCAGAAAGTATTCGAATGGTTGGAGATGGTTTAGGATTCAAAATCGATAAAATCGAGGAAACTCGAGAGCCAATCATTAGCAATGTGGAAAGAGAAACGGATCATGTTAAAGTAGAGTCAGGAAATGTTGCCGGATGCCGTCATTGTGCAACTGGAGAAGAAGATGGCGTAATTAAAATCGATATGGAGCATCCACAACAAATTCATCCTCATCTTGAAGGACAGGAAACGGGAGACTATATCTGGGTTCGTGGAAATCCTGATATCAATATGTCTATTCAGCCAGAAATACCAGGAGGTACTGGAACCATTGCAATGGCAGTGAATATGATTCCTCATGTTATCAATAGTCGTGCAGGACTTAAAACGATGTTAGATCTACCTGTTCCACGTGCAATCATGGGAGATATGAGAGATTTGATCGAAAAATAGGAGGGATATTGTGATTAAAAAAGGGACCTGGGTTAAAATTCAGGATACAATACTAGAGTCTGGACATCGAGCGCCGCAACTCCCTGAAGACACAAAAAAAGTGCCGTTGATCATGTGGGCCAAAGGCTATCTGCAGGAAGATGCTAAAATCAATGAGATTGCTACGATTAAAACGCTGACTGGTCGATTGGTAAAAGGAACGGTGATGGAAGTAGAACCTTGCTATAACCATGATTTTGGTGCGTTTGTACCAGAACTCTTAGAAATAGGGAAAATGGGAAGACAAGAACTGTGGGGAGGTGAAGATCATGAGTAAGGATTTTAGCTATGAAGCTGTCATGAATCGAAAACCTCAAATCATGAAAGATTCTGTAGGCATAGACTATGCTACGTTTGAATCAGAAGGCGTAGGCTTTGATTATGAAAGAATGATGAAAGAGACAGGTTATACCTTATCAGAAATGCAAGAAATACAAGGTCAATCAGGCGTAGGGAATACTCCTTTACTAGAAATGAAAAACCTTACAGCATTAGCAAGAAAGTATGCACCTACTGGTAAAGGCGCTAGGATCTTTATCAAAGACGAAGCCTCCAATCCTTCTGGAAGCTTCAAGGCCCGTCGTGCGGCAAATGCGGTTTATCATGCTAAAAAACTGGGGTACAAAGGTGTTATTGCAGCTACCAGTGGCAATTATGGTGCAGCCGTAGCAAGTCAGGCGTCTATGCATGGTCTTAAATGTATTATTGTACAAGAATGCTATGATAGTCAATATGTAGGACAACCAGAAATTATTGAAAAAGCAAGAAAATGTGAAGCATACGGTGCGGAAGTTGTACAGACATCTGTCGGCCCAGAGCTATTTTACGTTTTCTTGAAACTATTAGAAGAGACAGGATATTTCAATGCTTCATTATATACGCCATTTGGCATCGCAGGTGTCGAAACATTAGGGTATGAAATATCCATGCAGTTCCGAGAGCGTGAAGGACGTGATCCAGATGCGGTTATTTGTACAAATGCAGGTGGTGGAAACTTA comes from the Tindallia californiensis genome and includes:
- the glyA gene encoding serine hydroxymethyltransferase; this translates as MIIECLKDKDREIYEVIQKETNRQKNNIELIASENFVSIAVMEAMGSQLTNKYAEGYPAQRYYGGCEEVDVAENLARDRMKQLFNAEHANVQPHSGSGANFGVYFAILKPGDKVLGMNLSHGGHLTHGSPVNMSGSYYEFVDYGVDEETQRIDYDQVLEIAKKEKPKLIVAGTSAYPREIDFKKFRDIADKVGAYLMVDMAHIAGVVAAGFHQNPCLYADFVTTTTHKTLRGPRGGAILCKKEYAKMIDKSIFPGIQGGPLMHVIAAKAVAFKEALAPEFKEYQQQTLANAKHLGESLQKHGFRLVSDGTDTHLLLVDLRNKNITGKEAEKLLDEVHITCNKNTIPFDPESPFVTSGIRLGTPAVTTRGMKEDAMEVIAECIAQIIDNPDQKESVQKKVAELSNQYSLYESSTC
- the ortB gene encoding 2-amino-4-oxopentanoate thiolase subunit OrtB; the protein is MSKDFSYEAVMNRKPQIMKDSVGIDYATFESEGVGFDYERMMKETGYTLSEMQEIQGQSGVGNTPLLEMKNLTALARKYAPTGKGARIFIKDEASNPSGSFKARRAANAVYHAKKLGYKGVIAATSGNYGAAVASQASMHGLKCIIVQECYDSQYVGQPEIIEKARKCEAYGAEVVQTSVGPELFYVFLKLLEETGYFNASLYTPFGIAGVETLGYEISMQFREREGRDPDAVICTNAGGGNLTGTARGLMKAGAENTKIIAASVDLTGLHMASDDQFNRKSFTTGHTGFGMPFATNPDRSDVPRSAARPLRYMDRYVLVNQGEVFLMTELLAQMEGLERGPAGNTALAAAFSVAQEMDEDQTIVVQETEYTGAGKHINAQLTFARENGIKIFFGDPKQEEKGKNIILPEKLSLLKAQEVDMDKLRRSLIKNAVSNTEFVTQDDIEYLVTETNSNHQFVEKHLEDLGIKVK
- the ortA gene encoding 2-amino-4-oxopentanoate thiolase subunit OrtA, translating into MIKKGTWVKIQDTILESGHRAPQLPEDTKKVPLIMWAKGYLQEDAKINEIATIKTLTGRLVKGTVMEVEPCYNHDFGAFVPELLEIGKMGRQELWGGEDHE
- the ord gene encoding 2,4-diaminopentanoate dehydrogenase — its product is MENIKVIIWGFGAMGSGMAKMLLNKRGVDIVGVCRRNPSFVGKDVYDVLDLQRGDRAPIYITDDIESIVKEKSADVVLIATDSHTKDTMDKIRLVAKNKINIISIAEEMAYPQAQEPELAKEMDKLAKENDITILGTGINPGFVLDLLVLALTGTCEEVDFIKASRVNDLSPFGGTVMKGQGVGLTEEVFTKGVSDGTVVGHVGFPESIRMVGDGLGFKIDKIEETREPIISNVERETDHVKVESGNVAGCRHCATGEEDGVIKIDMEHPQQIHPHLEGQETGDYIWVRGNPDINMSIQPEIPGGTGTIAMAVNMIPHVINSRAGLKTMLDLPVPRAIMGDMRDLIEK
- a CDS encoding sigma-54 interaction domain-containing protein, encoding MVTKNVLMTILHKILESIDEGVHVIDGNGFTILYNKAMAELEGMTIEEVMGQKFLNMFPDLDSESSTLLNVLKTEKPILNQSQVYLNKQKKRITTINSTIPLYYDDEIIGAVEIARNITKIKELSDEIMRLQQSLTNPVSTQKKNKITFYTFESLKGSSPNFLKALRMAQKAAKSSSSVLVFGETGTGKELFVQGIHYDSERKSQPFIAQNCAAFPESLLEGILFGTSKGSFTGAIDRPGIFEQANGGTILLDEINSMGKNLQAKLLRVLQEGYVRRVGGLKDIPVDVRIIATTNEAPEDLLYHNIIRKDLFYRLNVINIVIPPLRERKEDIELLANYFIEKHNSILNKCIQRIEKGCMEAFLQYGWPGNIRELENAIEGAMNLTLSEDELSKEDFPEYLFRETEKNFAEKQNSLHFDVGEGMPLNELVEKIEFTYIKKALATTNGNISQAAKKLGIKRQTLQHKIKKIRV
- a CDS encoding SoxR reducing system RseC family protein, which produces MKQCGQIIQLMDDTAKVKMQRHSSCAGCNACKMGATEKPIELEALNPLMAKEGDWVEVEMDNQHVLSAAFMMYMIPLLFLIFGVLVGHVFLEAIGIGEFQELLTAIIAFLFTALAYLILNRSEKKKSFKEKMLPQIVDIVDTPEEIAAALMDENETNK